In Helianthus annuus cultivar XRQ/B chromosome 8, HanXRQr2.0-SUNRISE, whole genome shotgun sequence, a single genomic region encodes these proteins:
- the LOC110870510 gene encoding DNA-directed RNA polymerase III subunit RPC7-like, whose protein sequence is MAPKQASGWQKRQKRKRQDELVKSQKGAMQKFLTPNPPIVDVEKPQEHVEVERGHEEVEQEQERVEVEDEQDEEHVEKQQEQEHVEEQQQEEHVDYIFDPRRWEGLNVDEIKLLAAKGPKRDTSIEFGPSDKFNRRFSATIYTRTLSNLEIENG, encoded by the coding sequence ATGGCTCCTAAACAAGCATCCGGATGGCAAAAACGTCAAAAGAGGAAACGACAAGATGAATTGGTGAAGTCACAAAAGGGTGCTATGCAAAAATTCTTGACGCCTAATCCGCCTATTGTTGATGTGGAAAAACCACAAGAGCATGTTGAAGTAGAACGGGGACACGAGGAAGTAGAACAAGAGCAAGAACGTGTGGAAGTAGAAGACGAGCAAGACGAAGAACATGTTGAAAAGCAACAAGAACAAGAACATGTTGAAGAGCAACAACAAGAAGAGCATGTTGATTATATATTTGATCCAAGAAGGTGGGAAGGACTAAATGTGGATGAGATTAAACTATTGGCCGCGAAAGGTCCTAAAAGAGATACTAGTATTGAATTTGGTCCATCTGATAAATTTAATAGACGATTTTCAGCAACTATTTATACAAGAACATTATCAAACTTGGAGATAGAGAATGGCTAG